TACGACTCTTGAGCCGGAACTTTCTAAGGTCCTCCTTGAAGTCTTCGTGGTGCATGGGACGGTAAGCCTGAGGTTCACACTCAGCCtgcagacaaaacaaaaagataGAGGGGTCAATCTTAAGTACAAAAGAAATTCTCTTCCACAAGCTATAGAAAAACCtcccgatactgcacagccaggaaTCGGGTAtcagtatcggggccaaaaaaatggtatcggtgcaacacaacCTACCGCCAAGCCCACCTTGGGGAGAACAAAAGGAAACAAAAAGTGACAAAGTATCTTACAGGTCATGGTTCACCTCCCTTCTGGAATGACACCAATGAAGCCTTGCACAATATCACATCAAGACATAACACGTAGAGCACTGATCGAGCAGAAGGTCATGGATGGGAAAGGATACAAAGAGAGCGTTTATTAGAGCAAGATACTTCAGGCTGGTACTTTTCCGGGATccgtgggtgcatcccaatatgtgtccttgcctcctccacttgtgcttgtctcctcgtcccgcctcctggcccctcctccgtggagaaaacgataaagtttcccagctgtcagcctcgccacaacaacttttgagggactgtttttcattcaccatcccaattgcaaatgagaaaaagactttacaattgagcttttgcaagatattgaaatataatgctgttgtcagtgatgtcatcatgacgagaagcaagtggaggaggcaagtggaggaggcaaggtcacatattgggatgcactatAAATGACACTGCTGGTGAGCActgctttaggagacctttggagacttgcggttgagaataaatggagttccctttccgttgtagatggcagtagcacgcattttatgcaagccaccaccaaacaccacagaaaaagGATAGGACAAGGCCCCCCAAGAAGACTTAACTCTTTGCCTTCGCTGGGCCGAGTTCAACTTCTATTactctaagggccaaaacataccaaggcggaacggaacggtcccgggacggacgcggtctttctgcttagttttggccggcgtgtttttctctgcctttcacactgacagcgtcggcgtgcacggccagtcctattcaaaaccctccccacagccaaagttagcatgctactttgccattcatttgaatggagacaccgccggtcgtcggcgtgaaaaatacgctcgagttctatttccaaatgcagcgcggcgcggagccggctcccacgccgctgacgctcgactaccgccggttggtgtgtaaggacagatatgtttcaatgtattttcaccgacgccggtaaaaaacgcggccgttctgtGACGCTTTACCACCCTGGTGTGCAAGACCCCAAATAGACGCTCTTTGACCCTACTATCCAGGACCCTCGTTTCTCAGCAAGTGCCCTTGCTGACCAGTTATCTACTGGACATTGCAATGTAGCCAAGGAAGCTGCCAACTTGGTCAGAGACAAAGCTGTTGATGCAGCCCAAACTTCTTATTGcacacggagtgtgtgtgtgtgtgtgtgtgtctatatcagtatgttagtgtttgaCTTAGTCCTCACACACACCTGGTGGAGGGGGAAGAACTCCTTGTAGCCTCCCTTGAGGATGTAGAGCTCGGGGTAGTGGAGGTGTGGGTACTCGTTGAGGGCGCGGTCGCGCTCCCGCACGTAACGGGCCATGCGCGGCCCACGCTCCGACGAGAACTCGCAGTGGAACACCAGCACCACGCGCTTCTCCGCACACTCGGGGATAATTGGATTCTTCATGAAGAAGGCCTCAATCTGGTCCTCCTGGTGCAGGTTCAGTGCagtctgggggaaaaaaaatacacagcagGTGTAAGGGTTATTTATTATTTAGAGGAAGTAGTGAAATGGAAGTGAAAGCCACTTAACTCcagataataaaaaaaaagtctttgGTTGCATGAAACTGGATTTTATTTAGTAGTGAAAAGCCATACTAAAATTGGGTAGCAGCATGACATACACGTGGCAGAATTAACCCATAATGTAGTAGTGAAGTAGTGTCTAAGCATTTGTAGATAAGTAGaaatggatacacacacatgcaccaactctgcaacacaaacacatgctttcCTGTACCAAAGCAAGCAACAGGCCACATAGACAGCAAAGGAAACACAAAACACTGAAATACCTTGATGTGACCTCCTTCGAACTCGTACGGGTACCGGCAGTCAATGACAATCAGACGCTCCACCAGCTCATTAAATTGGCCGTTGAGCGCTGCTACCATCTGCAAAACACAACGCAAGACACACGTGAGTATACAGTACACAATGGCAGGATGTATTGTAGGGCAAGCATCACAGAAAGTGTCGGAGCAATAACAAACAGTTGGGGTCACGCGTGATGAGCGCATGGTCTGCAAAGGGAAAAGGAAGGAAGGCTAACTCCACTCACCGTATCCGCCGTGATGTATTTCAGGTCCTGATGCTTCCCATCTACAGTCGGGAAAACCAAGGGCTGTGCAGggaagacaaaaacaaaagaaaaaggtCAGACCTACATTGCATGCAAACCAGTTTTCGCTGTACATGACTAAAACCGTGGCTGGTCCAATGCTCACATTTGACTttattgaaaacaaaaacacaaaagtctATTGTGGAAgtaaacatttacattttccatGTATGAAGAACAGCAAATTGAAGGACAACTGTATCTTCAGTTCAGATATTCTACATGGAGATGAATGGATTGGAAGTTGTGACTGACCTTGGTGAAGTCTCCAATCACATTCTGAGTGTCGCTGTCCAGCAGCTTTTCAATCTCGGTCTGACAGAATGATTTTGACCTCTGAACGTGAGCACAGGCCTGCAAAACAAAATGAGAGCCAGAGTTAGATGCAAAAGGGCGACTTTATGTAACGTTCTGAAACAGGCATTTGGGTTTGTTTGGTTGGCCCGTTTGACCACTTATGCAATAGACCCAAAAAAATCTCCCTCTCAACTGCCATAGGGACTTATGTCTTACTGGAGGGTGTTCTGTGCATCTGTGTTAATGTTGAATATAAACAATGTTGCCATGTTTCATGAGGCTTGAAGTAGGCCACTGTCCAAAAATGGGATTTATCATATACTGCATGTCAACAATGCACTCtagcctacaggctacagccgtgCCTGAGAACACACCTCAGACTGGGAAAGTATTTCACCTTAAAATGATGAATACTAACTGAAAGGGCAAAGACGTTGGCTGCATGAGTGCAAGTCCAGTATCTGTATCGGTTTGCCGTTTTGCTACAGTTTCCCCAATTGCACAAATCACTTTGCCATAACAGTGCAACATGCTTTTAAGGCCAATTGGAATTCAGCAATGATTTTCCTCCTTTCTGTGTATTGACCGTCGGCACCTATGGCCCGCCCAtaaaactgcattgttttcccctccgaaagCTCCACCCGAGGTCGTACgatgccaatcactgccagtcattaggcATATTAATTAGCCACTACAGACAGAGGGTGGAGCAGGTGAGGGGAAAACAAATGATTTCATGAGCGGGCCCAGAGATGCTGACTGGGTCAATTGAACtcatgaacctgtgtgtgtgtgtgtgtgtgtgtctacacgtaCCGTCTGTTGGGGCTTGTACTGCTCTTCATCGGTGAAGTGAGTGCCGGCCAAACTCCGCCTCCTCTTCACTCTGATTGGCGTGTTGTCGTCCACACGCTCCTGCCTCTTGAGGTGGGAGCGAGCCTGGGGATTGGGCATGGACGGAGACCGGAAGAGACCCCGCGGCCGACAGCGAATCAACGGCTgcaacagaacagagagaggcGGGGCATGAGGCAAGTACCACTAACCATTGGACCAATGTGTTGAGTAAGGGGTGTGAGATTGAGTCAGGGTGATCAGTTTCTCTCATCTTTACCGGTACAGACAATTCCAACCTAAGGAATGTTTAAGTGTTGGGCGATGGCTTGTGATAAACTCAATACAGAAAAAGGTGCATCTGGTCTTTGTCTGTGTCCATCTACAAAGTGCCAGAGAGCCAACGTACCACGCTGAGGTCCTCTGTGGGTGATCTGTTGGTGACCAGGGGAGCCGTGAGGAGACTGGCCATGCCTGCCGGGACGTCCGACTCATTCTGCAAAACAAGAGCAAGCCAGAGAATTAACTCCACTGTCTAAATGCCTGCTCTAGGAACACAACTGTTTGGAAAACTAGTTtatcgcaaaaaaaaaagttttcctgTGCTTTAACAGAGTTTAGTTCTAAGCAACTACTCTTCTTTAGACACTGCGCTCATCATCCAAGAAACTGCTTACAGCTGAACTCTTTGAACATTACGACCTGGATGAATGATATTCTTCAGGCACAAACTACACGTAGATCATGCAACCAGCCattcgcatgtacacacacacacacctccatgtcATCCAGAACGTCAAGGAAcccatcatcgtcgtcgtcatggAGACTGCTAGTCAGCGAGGAGCGGCGTAGGAAGAGTGGGCTGCTGTCGTCCAGTGATGCAAAGTGACTGGAGGGCGGCGAGAGCTGCAATCGTCAACAAGAAAACAATGATTAACTTCAGGAATGCATACAGCGAGGGCTGCCAAAAGTCAGCTGCATTGAAGACAGCAAAGATCTATCGGTTGGTTGTTTGTAAAAAAGTACAAGTTTATTATTAACTCTGAGCCACAATATCAGCAAAACACAACCCTGAATTTACAAGAAGCAAAaactttcattttttaattttaaagtATTGAGTCAACTAACATTGACTATTGCATTTaaactttttgttttgttctccAGGCTAGAGGAACTCTCTGGCCTGTCTACCGATAAGGCCGAGTGAGCAGGCTTATCTGACATTACCATAAGTGCAGGGGCAGAGTTGGGCCGCTGAGCAAAAGCATCTTTGTTGGGGCTTGATCTTAGTCGAGAGCgggacacagggagagagggttTCTTAAATACTGAGCTGTCCTGTAAagggagagacaaacaaacagacaaacatttaAAAAGCAAACCAGCAAAATTTCACTGCACCAACAGACAATAACATTGTTCCCATATCTCAGCACTACCCCACTCTAAACTCTATGACCCCGAGAATGTTTAACTGGTTAAGAATTCCAAAAACCAACGTGTGCAGAATAATACAACACCACAAACCTGTATGTTTTCTTTGTTAGCGTTGGAGTGGGACTGGCCAAAGAAACGATGAAGCTCTGGATCTTTTTGCTGGAAAGTAGGGCTCATTGCCAAGAACCGAGTCTGAAAACAATAACAGTACATCACCACATTACAGATACTGCCAAGTACAGACAGACTAATACAGTAGTTCATAGTCTATACAGCATGGAGGGAAAAATGGCTGGTTAACTTACCGGAAGGGAATGGATTCTTCTGATGGGTGCCTTTCTGCTCAAACCATAAAAAAGGGGGAGGAGTAGACAATTATTCATTAGAAAGATAGTAAACAAAGTCATCCCCAAGGGGGCAATGAATGACCTAGACAACACTTAAAAGTTTTCCCTATGGAGCACTCCTCTAACGTTGCCTCAATTGCAATTAAAAACATCTAAAAGAAAATCAATCAAGCTACAAAATGCAAATACTCACTCGTCGCTTTGCTGTCCCATTCTCTGTATGGCATCCTTAAACCTGGAGGGAAAAGAAAACGAACAAAAAACAAGCTGCTTGGTTAAAAGAAGAAATcttcaaggtaaaaaaaaaaaagacagtttAAGTCATTAAATTACATAAAAAGGCAGACGGGCATTGAGTTGCTTGCTGCGTGGTTAAATTAGGGCCGGGGGTTTGTAGAGAGAAGTCTCCAAGCGGTGCCCACCTGTATGCTAAACGGCTACTTGAGAGAAACGATAAGTGGGCGAGTTGAAtgagttgtgtgtctgtgtgcgttttatCGGCCTGAAACAGGGGGGCAGCGTGTGCGCGCATCCGCTAATCCACCATATGCCTGCCTATGCAGCCGCTAACCCCCACGGCCAGCATCCTTTGTTGCAGTCACGGAGACTGGGTAGAATGtgcgttggggtgggggtggatggggggtgtAGGATGAGGTGAATGGGTTTGTGAAGGGGGGTGGAGGCGAGGAGTGTGTCTCATTCAGAAGGAAATGGGACACAAGAAGGGGGGTACATACAAGCAAGGAAAGcagtaaccccccaccccccatcgcaGACAATATACTCTTAGAAAAACGTATGGAAAGCGTGCCAGGCAGTGcgcctccacccctccccccctgtTGATACATGCAGCAGGACACAGGCAAAGAAACAGCTGGACAAGCAGCGAGCGGGACACATGCCAATCAGCACAGCCACACCACAGGTGGATGGATGCCTGGTGATTCAACAGTTGCTCTGTGGCCTTGAGCACAAACCCACATGCTACAAAGATGGATAAGCCCGATCTCCCATCAAGTGGATGAGCATGCGCATTGCACCATTCTGTAACTCCAGGATGAGATGCAGACACCCCTCCATCCTTAGCCCTCCCCCCATGCAACGGACCCCCCTGAAATACCCCAAAGCCCCCTTGAGGAAAGTGAGGTAGATTATCTCATATGAGGTGAATGATCTTTAATCAGACTGGTGCTCTGTGATGGCTTGGCTTGGGGGATTACCATTATAAATCTCTACCGTTATGTGATCCACTGACAGTTTGTccatttttttttgcagaatgtgtaCATGATCATGCAAAtaggcacccaaacacacacaacatacctTTGATCAGCATCAACCAAGTCTAGTGGTCCAGGAGAATCCATACCAAGACCTAGGCAGGAGCAGAGGTTAAAAGAAATTAAtatcgtgaaaaaaaaaaaaacttgaaagcaCCTGAATATAGGTGCATGACTTGTTCAACAACATCTTGACTAAATGGTCTGCATTTAAAGTGTCTGATGTCTTCGGACATCATTATGGGACACATGCTTAACAAATATGTTTACTGTGGTGTATGGCAGAAAGAGCTGACGTGAGAGATGCAAGGGGAGAGAATGTCAGCCACCCTAGGTGAAATTAGGCTACTCACCAGCATCGGAGGAGGCGTCTGAGGCATAGGAAGGGATCTTTAAAAGCGGGACGTTCGTCTTCCGTTTAGGGGTATCACATTGACTGCAATAACAAGCAGTAGATTCGTGAATGGGTACAATATGACACATATTGGACACAACTTAAAAAGACAACTAGTGGCAACATGAGAGGGTCAGATATGAGCATTCAGTAGTTTTGAGACCCCATTACACTTAAACTGCAAAGAGGAATACAGCACTAAGGTATTGTGCTACTACTAAATTTGAATGCGTGAAAACTGTGATACTGGTTTGACTGCCAAGTACAGTTAATTGGACCATCAAAAAAACAATCCATCGGTATCCTGCATACACTATGGCAACTGTGAGCCATAAGACGTGTGGTTAGTGTATCGAGTTGTCATTCAGAAACATGAAATACAAAAGACAAGTCATGACTAACAGTTcacattattgtaaaaaaaaaatggttagaAGAGTACCGGTGTAACTAAAGCTAGAACTGCTAACTTGTAGCTTAAGAATTAGCCAAATACCGCGCTTCAAGTTAACCCGGTAACAAACAACAAAGCAAATTCGAACAAAGAGTTGCATTCGCCGTATTTACCTTCCGAGAACTGCGAGATTGGTCATGTTTAAAGCCAAATTTGTCACAGGAGACAGAACAGTTGGGGAAGCAAAAAGATTCTTGATGCAGGGGGAAGCCTTCCCACCCAACTCCGGGAGCGAGAGTTTGGCAAGCCTGGGGTTCCTGTCGGGCCTGCAGCCTTGATGGAAGTTGACAGGACTGACCTCGATTTCTTGAGGCAACTCCATGTTTAAACTTGAAAAGTGATGTCCGTACAGAAATACTGTAGTTCCAAGAAAACAGGGATACACAGATGACGTGAAGTTGCCTCTACACACTGATGTCTATCAAGAGAGCATAGATTAGCAAGCTAGCTGGTATTAGCGTGCAAAAAATATTCAGTTCTGTCTTAGGATTCGATTGCTGAGGGAAAAGTTGTAGAATGAAGCATGGTGAGCATCTTGGGAGTTCCGATTGCATAAAAGAGTAAAAATATTTAAGTAGACATTTTGCTTCGCCTTGCTTGTCAGAGAGTTGCAGACCTCGCACTCTCCCTGACCCCTCACATACACCACTGAGATAAAATGAAGCAAAATTGTATCCTTTATTTATGTTCAAAATGAGGGGGCCACGAGCGGTAACCACTCTGACCAATCAGAGAGGCTGTTCGCTGTTAGCTGTCCAATCAGCTATCTTTCCTTTGTATCCCTGTTCACTTTTTGAGGCGTGGAAAAGGAGGGGATATGTATGACATACAGGAAAAGTATCCAATCCATGCTTTGATGGCGAGTGTAAGCAGAAATGTGTCCAATAAAATGACGTTTCGTAAAATTGGGGCGGGGATAGGAAATCGAAGTAGAAAAAAAAATTGGCAACTTTTCCCGCGGAAGATTTTAAGCtatagtctaatagcttagctccaaaatataaaggaatcgttcagtttgtgatacaagcatgaaaattggtacacatatagccaaaggcattccaaaaagaactggatatggagccatcgtgaattttcaacatggtggccatggcagccatttttcaaaatggccgccagccacaacagttttcttggatataatatattttagacatatttaccattcctaccacttggtaaatgtgatatggataatagaaaagttgtcatgaatattcaagatggcccccattttcaagatggcagccttcacttgtatgatttatctgatataggtgatatcggTGTCAAATCAGTAATTTTTCATGAtaactttggaattaaccagaagcttccttttatctcattctatacttaatatacagtaacagtatagtatcactgtttctttcaagatggcagcccatgtcagataatcatacaagtggagtctgttaagggttttaccgttagggaagttagaaaagcactttgcatggtgtttctttagggtatatgctgtaattctggcctaagagccctcagattttttttctactgtcatatacaatatgtcatgttgtgtaatgcattacattgttattaaattacattatagtagctgacaatgttaatatagtccggaactcagcagagatgaaagggcagtggtagcctgcttaaccagattgatgaaactacaaaaatgtacatagtggtgcattggcactgccctcaagatttgattcgattacgattcgggaggtagcgattcgattcgatttgattcaattctacaatgcattgcaatgcattacatttctactgacagcaaagcaaatgtttcatcagtcatgatgaggcaatacaacattttactggctgttttctgaatctgaattcaaatgagcatttcccacactaaaactatggtgagaatagacaactgctgctaatgcttgctgagcagcatctgaatggggaagtgtcagtgcaagatgatgtccaaggtagcaggttctccatcctctaatttccctgacagatattttttatttgtatgagagagggtaaaggacaggacctctcgATATGTATGAAGAAGCGATAAGATCAtctaattctacattctcacaagtagcattgtgcatattgagtgcatttctgccatctttagaatggcattaaaGATTATTCAAtgtacatataggctacagtatgcctTCAGTTCAAATTAATAAGGAAAATGTTTTCTAAGTAGtatgttgagtaagtaggcagaggtaaaaTTGTTTTTTCCTCACCAAGTAAATTgcgtcacaagttgcattacagttagctcagtaataattgagtacttcaattggtacttcaaaactgacagttgacggacaacatgtaccgtaggtctttgccacccttacccataggagaaatatctatataaaacaacaactctcatatggtatacaggtatactataaaagtaagtCATTACgatactcattttcttgatatgcaaggcacacaaatagtctgggaggaaggatagtgtaccataccccccacccccccacccaaacaaaatgccacatgaccTTTGTTTAACCTTCACAAAtgtgagtggtaacagtaacataactcattcccactacacttttttgctttatacatgacctcagaatgctctacatggttcagttctatagttgtacagtacagtacagtacagtacagtagcatacaatacggtgcagtatagaaaagtacagtggagtacagtacagtacagtagcatacagtacagtgcagtacattatattacagtagtaaacagtacggtgcagtatagaaacatacagtagagtatagtacagaacagtaccattcagtacagtgcagtacagtatagtacagtacagtagcatacagtacggtgcagaatagcaaagtagagtacagtacagtagcatacagtatagtgcagtggagtacagtacagtacagtatttcacattacagtacagtagagtacagtacagtacagtaacatacagtatagtgcagtacagtacagtatttcacattacagtacagtacagtatagtacagtacagtacagtagcatacagtatagtgcagtacagtacagtacagtatttcacattacagtacagtacagtatagtacagtacagtgcagtactgggtagcatacagtatagtgcagtagagtacagtacagtacggtatttcACATTACGATACAGTATAGTAGAAtataatacagtacagtgcagtactgggtcctaaggaagcatgttctaaatttcacgcttttgtcagctccgtaacgctaatggcctttttcttgaaaatggcggccatcttgaatattcatgacaacttttaaattatccataagacatttaccaaatagtatgaatggtaaatgtgtctaaaatatcacattatatccattactcataagaaaactgttgttgctggcggccattttgaaaaatggctgctatggccaccatgttgaaaattcacgatggctccatatccagttctttttagaatgcctttggctatatgtgtaccaattttcatgcttgtatcgcaaactgaacgattgttttagTTAGCCGCTGCACTACTAGGGTAGTGAACGCCCACGATAACAACGTGACCAATGATAGTGCTCTGTTTCGTCAAGCAGTATCAAGAATGAACCTTTCAAACAATAAAGACATGACTTGTATAGAAAATTGCCTTGGTGAATATTCTACAGCATATAAAGCTTTTATAACAAAAATGTGACAGTTAGGGCCCAAATGGCTAATAAAGTGACTATGCAGTTATGAAggctcatgtaggcctatttaatagcCAGCCTGTGTTAATAGCAACATTTACTTCTAAGGGTTTAATAAGGATTATTTTAGTTGCATAAGAGTCTTGACTAGGCTATAGCCTGTAGAcgtcacacacactgaaaaatatGCCTACAAGTACTATTTCATGATATCTTTGGATTAATGTCTTCAAGATCCGCTTTTGTCACATCTTAAACCTTAAAAACTTGTGGGTCTTGTGAAACAAGATGAACCCATAGGCCTGCCATGGAGGCACAAATTAGATCTCGCAACCCCCACAACACAGAACCTCCCGCTGTTTCTTTGCAGGCAGCTCAAAGCCATGGTTACCAACCAGGCTCCATTCTAGCTCACAAAGATAATGATTCATACACTTTTTGGGTAAAATGTCTATAGTTAATAGTCTAATTGGTTTCCATATTTATGTGTAATCTTGCtcatatcagtaggcctacaattgtgcataggcctacatggtctTTGTGAGGCTACAAACATTGTTTTATTTGATGGAAAATGTGTAGCTGTGGTTTAACTGAGCATAATTGATGAGTAAATTGCTTTGAAAATGTATGAATGTACATTTAGGTCATAAAGCGTTTAACGAAAGCATAGGCTATTCAAAAAAGAACTTGGCTCTTGTATGTGCTCAACGCTTTCACACGGCACAGCAGTTGCTGTTCACCAAAGGTTTCAGTTGAACCAAAAGGTCTTTGTTTCGTTGGATTTCTTCGGTCAGGAAGGAGGTCTGCTTCATTCCGTACCAAATGCAAACTCGGGTCCAAACCCTCTGGTGCGGACTTAGGTCCAACCCAAGTGCAAACAAAAAACTTTTCACCATGCATCAAGGGtgaggacatacagtaggctattctACATGCAACAAGTTGGAGTGAAATGTGCTTTCCATGAGTTCACACAAACGAATAGGATAACTGTGCCATGAGCTGTAGGCTACACCCTTTCAATTGGTCGATGGAAAAAGATAAAACCAAACCAGGAAAAAGGGGGAGACACTTGTATAACGTATATTTTCAGGGGTGAAAAAACGATCAATGATATCTTTAATCTAAACAGTGATAAACTCAATATCTAGTCTACTTATGTGACTGGTCTGTGTGAGACAACATGTGCTTTCACATTAAGTGGATGTGGGTGGACTTAACCCTAGCACAGGAAAACATTACAGAGTTAATGATTAGGCCTACATCGCATGTGCCTAAGTCACACTCTGAGTAACATCCTGCAGGATCATAATGAAAGTGAAACGCAGAGCTAAAGCCTGCATGCTATGTGGGCTAGCAACATTCCTATCAGGAATTTTACTTGATGCTGCTGCTCTAAAGATATGCTGGGTTGTTCAAAGTCATTTGCTTTGCAGATTTCTGTACATAGTCAGGGATCTAACtaacaaccggccaaatgctggaaaaatgtcagtttggctggtagaaaagacagacttactagccactttaacccatttgtgagagtgtgtttggctagtaagagcaACATCTACGAGCCAAGGCTGGTGATTAAAAAAGTTAATATAGAGCCCTGATGGTAGTAGGCTATACCTCCTGTCCCTCATTGCTCAGAGTATAGCCTACAGCAGACCAACACCCTCGTCACGTTTCACTGCTTTTCCCACAGGCAACTCTGTCAACTCggtctcgctctatctctctctctaacacacacacacacacacacacacacacacacacacacacacacacacacacacacacacacacacacacacacacacacacacacacacacacacacagacactgaccaCTCACATGAGAACCATTAATGCACACTCACATGCCCCCCGTCTATTATCTCCTATTTTCTGGTTTGACCgactatccccctctccccctctgcctctctctgtctgtctcctgtgtctctcccagtctctccctctccaagGGCCACGGTGGGCAGCAGATAGCATCTGAAGGTGTGAGGCAGTGCCACTGGAGCCCATTTACAAGTGAATATAAACAACCTGAGGAAAAAGCCCTGAATGGACAGTTAGAGGCTCATTCAAGAGAAAACCAGGCATTTAGCAGGTTCCCGTGGCTCTTTAAAGTGAAAAGCAGCACACGTTGATGCACTTCACATGCATTCCTCTTCGCATGTTGAGTTACAGTAACTGTCTGACCGTTCTggccccttcagagggtctggttTAGCTTGGTTGGTTATGGCctgtattttaaaatgtgttgaatGTTAACTAAATGAATGTTTAGCTTAAAGT
This is a stretch of genomic DNA from Engraulis encrasicolus isolate BLACKSEA-1 chromosome 19, IST_EnEncr_1.0, whole genome shotgun sequence. It encodes these proteins:
- the cdc25b gene encoding M-phase inducer phosphatase 2, coding for MELPQEIEVSPVNFHQGCRPDRNPRLAKLSLPELGGKASPCIKNLFASPTVLSPVTNLALNMTNLAVLGSQCDTPKRKTNVPLLKIPSYASDASSDAGLGMDSPGPLDLVDADQRFKDAIQRMGQQSDEKAPIRRIHSLPTRFLAMSPTFQQKDPELHRFFGQSHSNANKENIQDSSVFKKPSLPVSRSRLRSSPNKDAFAQRPNSAPALMLSPPSSHFASLDDSSPLFLRRSSLTSSLHDDDDDGFLDVLDDMENESDVPAGMASLLTAPLVTNRSPTEDLSVPLIRCRPRGLFRSPSMPNPQARSHLKRQERVDDNTPIRVKRRRSLAGTHFTDEEQYKPQQTACAHVQRSKSFCQTEIEKLLDSDTQNVIGDFTKPLVFPTVDGKHQDLKYITADTMVAALNGQFNELVERLIVIDCRYPYEFEGGHIKTALNLHQEDQIEAFFMKNPIIPECAEKRVVLVFHCEFSSERGPRMARYVRERDRALNEYPHLHYPELYILKGGYKEFFPLHQAECEPQAYRPMHHEDFKEDLRKFRLKSRTWAGERSKRDLYSRLKKL